The proteins below come from a single Rhodohalobacter sp. SW132 genomic window:
- the mtgA gene encoding monofunctional biosynthetic peptidoglycan transglycosylase, whose amino-acid sequence MEPENNVQPQQKPFYKRPRVYLVSALSVAAGIILLIILTVFALRWVNPSVTSFTYQENWDELETERYSLTDYWVPADDIPEHMKWAVIASEDQLFYEHWGFDLESIQEAWDERQQGERVRGASTISQQVAKNLFLSPAQSFFRKGIEAGFTVLIELFWPKERIMEVYLNIAEFGPGVFGIGKAAEVFYDLPAASLDPEMSTRLAAVLPSPKRMRVNPPSPYAEERSGWILRQMTQLSGIAYYQPPAPEPDELGTLHEPISDSLSTPESNWNEEEFHISRLDSLIFALEEPEPFADVDSLQPPASAASDTLQIEQQEY is encoded by the coding sequence ATGGAACCTGAAAACAATGTACAACCTCAACAAAAACCGTTTTATAAACGGCCGCGCGTTTACCTGGTCTCAGCGCTATCTGTTGCAGCAGGAATAATTCTGCTGATCATCCTCACCGTATTTGCACTTCGTTGGGTCAATCCATCTGTTACAAGCTTTACGTACCAGGAAAACTGGGATGAACTGGAGACAGAGCGATACAGCTTAACCGACTACTGGGTTCCTGCAGATGACATACCCGAACATATGAAATGGGCGGTGATCGCTTCGGAGGATCAGCTTTTTTATGAACACTGGGGATTTGACCTTGAATCGATCCAGGAAGCGTGGGATGAGCGTCAGCAGGGCGAACGTGTTCGGGGGGCAAGCACGATCTCTCAGCAGGTTGCAAAAAATCTGTTTCTATCACCGGCACAATCGTTTTTTCGAAAAGGAATTGAGGCTGGTTTCACCGTATTGATTGAGTTATTCTGGCCTAAAGAGCGCATCATGGAGGTGTATCTGAATATCGCGGAGTTCGGCCCCGGTGTATTCGGCATCGGAAAAGCCGCTGAAGTGTTTTATGATCTTCCTGCCGCATCACTCGACCCTGAAATGTCAACCCGTCTTGCTGCCGTACTGCCCAGCCCGAAGCGGATGCGAGTCAATCCGCCCTCCCCTTACGCAGAAGAACGCAGCGGCTGGATTCTTCGCCAGATGACCCAATTGAGCGGCATCGCCTACTATCAGCCACCCGCACCGGAACCGGACGAGCTGGGCACTTTGCATGAACCGATTTCCGATTCACTTTCAACACCTGAGAGCAATTGGAATGAAGAAGAGTTCCACATCAGCAGGCTCGACAGCCTCATTTTCGCATTGGAAGAGCCGGAACCATTTGCGGATGTGGATTCACTGCAACCACCAGCATCCGCAGCTTCTGATACATTACAGATTGAACAGCAGGAGTATTAA
- a CDS encoding metallophosphoesterase, translated as MQRNYIRIVLLTAMALLTITVIVLLAKGSSEEIPEHVIQLEPSSEPIHIRVLFEQNPATEAQVSWTTTAEGDNHILYFDTEPRGGEASAYRFSSEDIHSGKYSLRPEEEGMDSWYHHAYMSNLEPNTSYYVMVETDESKSDEYYFITAPDDDRSVALLMGGDSRVGHSRIEEDNNRRKMNERMKQLFEEHPHILALAHTADYTNRAYWSELYWWLKDHYETTTASDNRLLPIIPSRGNHDLDVGFEEKFYWPNRENDFYYATQINSETVMIVLNTEISISGDQKDWLEQTLKEVRPNNRNVAVMFHKPLYPSVRAYDGSERRRRAWGPLLEEHGVDFVAVGHDHALKRTVPILNEKADPNGIVYIGDGGLGVSTREVVSDRWYLQSPGMTKSAYNVHFVEFNEDHIGITAFGMNGDVLDEFMIPADREERTSYYESILQAVSSR; from the coding sequence ATGCAAAGAAATTATATTCGAATAGTTTTACTCACCGCAATGGCACTGCTGACAATCACTGTAATCGTGCTGCTGGCAAAGGGTTCGTCTGAGGAGATCCCGGAACATGTTATACAGCTTGAACCATCTTCTGAACCGATTCATATCAGGGTGCTGTTTGAGCAGAATCCGGCAACGGAAGCACAGGTATCATGGACTACAACCGCGGAAGGAGATAACCATATTCTCTATTTTGATACAGAGCCGAGAGGGGGAGAGGCATCGGCCTATCGTTTCAGCAGTGAGGATATTCACTCCGGAAAATATAGCCTGAGGCCGGAGGAAGAAGGAATGGATTCCTGGTACCATCACGCCTACATGAGTAATCTTGAACCGAACACTTCATATTACGTGATGGTGGAAACAGACGAATCAAAATCTGACGAATACTACTTTATCACCGCGCCGGATGATGACCGATCGGTGGCACTTCTGATGGGTGGAGATTCAAGAGTAGGTCATTCCCGGATAGAGGAGGATAATAATCGCCGAAAGATGAATGAACGCATGAAACAGCTGTTTGAAGAGCATCCGCATATACTTGCACTGGCCCATACAGCCGATTACACCAACCGGGCCTATTGGTCGGAACTTTACTGGTGGCTGAAAGATCACTATGAAACGACCACCGCATCAGATAACCGGCTGCTGCCCATCATTCCGTCGAGAGGTAATCACGATTTGGATGTAGGATTTGAGGAGAAATTTTACTGGCCCAATCGGGAAAACGATTTTTATTACGCGACTCAGATAAATTCTGAAACGGTTATGATTGTGCTGAATACGGAAATTAGTATTTCGGGTGATCAGAAGGACTGGCTGGAGCAAACTCTGAAAGAGGTAAGACCAAACAACCGGAATGTCGCGGTAATGTTTCACAAACCGTTATATCCAAGTGTAAGAGCTTATGACGGATCGGAAAGACGAAGAAGAGCATGGGGGCCTTTGCTTGAAGAGCACGGTGTAGATTTTGTGGCTGTAGGACATGATCACGCCCTCAAAAGAACAGTTCCGATTTTAAATGAAAAAGCAGATCCCAACGGTATCGTTTACATCGGTGATGGTGGTTTAGGCGTTTCAACCCGGGAAGTGGTGTCAGATCGCTGGTACCTGCAATCACCCGGAATGACAAAATCAGCATATAATGTTCATTTTGTTGAGTTTAATGAAGATCACATAGGAATTACCGCATTTGGCATGAATGGCGATGTGCTGGATGAATTCATGATTCCGGCAGATCGTGAGGAGCGAACGAGTTATTATGAATCAATTTTGCAGGCAGTCAGCAGCCGGTAA
- a CDS encoding endonuclease/exonuclease/phosphatase family protein, which produces MFLTFSLGNSTQADSVSPEFNEDNPITVMSYNIRFDNPNDGINAWPHRKDHVAEMMGPDKYSTDIVGLQEALLHQIEELQDRLPGYNWVGVGRDDGKDQGEFSPIFYRADRFDLVATNTFWLSENPEYPGSKSWDAAITRIVTWARFTDKQTGQDVYVLNTHFDHQGQQARYESSRIIIDKIASLNPDIPVILTGDLNINERNDAYNVLSEADNLHDARYASETGHEGPTATFNDWEELREPESRIDYIFVSDGVRVLNHRILDDRYDGRFPSDHLPVISDIILE; this is translated from the coding sequence ATGTTTTTAACGTTTAGCCTGGGCAATTCAACCCAGGCTGATAGTGTCTCTCCGGAATTCAATGAGGATAACCCAATTACGGTTATGTCTTATAATATCCGGTTCGACAATCCAAATGACGGCATCAATGCCTGGCCGCACCGCAAAGATCATGTAGCCGAAATGATGGGGCCTGATAAATATAGCACCGACATCGTTGGATTGCAGGAAGCTCTCTTGCACCAAATCGAAGAGTTGCAGGACCGTCTGCCTGGCTATAACTGGGTGGGCGTAGGTCGGGATGACGGCAAAGATCAGGGTGAATTTTCGCCCATCTTCTATCGAGCAGATCGATTTGACCTTGTTGCAACCAATACATTCTGGCTGTCGGAGAATCCAGAGTATCCGGGAAGCAAGTCCTGGGATGCTGCGATTACCCGAATCGTAACGTGGGCGCGTTTCACAGATAAACAGACAGGGCAGGACGTTTATGTGCTGAACACCCATTTTGACCATCAGGGTCAGCAGGCTCGTTATGAAAGTTCCAGAATTATAATCGATAAGATTGCTTCACTCAATCCTGACATCCCCGTCATTTTAACCGGGGATCTAAATATCAACGAACGGAATGATGCATACAACGTATTAAGTGAAGCCGACAATCTTCATGATGCTCGATACGCTTCGGAAACGGGCCACGAAGGTCCAACAGCTACCTTTAACGACTGGGAGGAACTGCGTGAGCCGGAATCACGAATCGATTATATTTTTGTATCTGATGGCGTTCGTGTTCTCAATCACAGAATTCTTGATGATCGCTATGATGGACGTTTTCCATCCGATCACCTACCGGTAATTTCCGATATAATTTTAGAATAA
- a CDS encoding RagB/SusD family nutrient uptake outer membrane protein has product MQKNYLYPVPQVHILRNPNLSQNSGWQKC; this is encoded by the coding sequence ATCCAAAAAAATTATCTTTACCCGGTGCCACAGGTTCATATACTCAGAAATCCTAATCTTTCACAAAATTCAGGGTGGCAAAAATGCTGA
- a CDS encoding GntP family permease produces the protein MIIFFWLLLVVAAIVWMTARWKVHPFLALIFGAIGIGFLARLDTETLIGSLAGGFGSTLQSIGIVIAAGAIIGEYLDRSGGARVLANKILNKSGEKFAPLSMSLTGYIVSIPVFCDSGFIVLSALNKAIAKRTKISLTVLAVALASGLYATHVFVPPTPGPLAAAATLNADIGLVLILGLIVSIPVMAAALAWAVLFCNYENTDTDSYQASKTPDYPLPSFKVAIAPILTPIILIALKSIAEYPTAPFGDGWVFSASVFLGDPIIALLIGVGMAFLMVTGGRKKIQNEWLEDGLKKAGIIILITGAGGAFGQVLRETDLGEFASQFAAIGGLGVLVPFLIAAFLKTAQGSSTVAIITAAAICAPLIEPLGLDSSMGTALAVLAIGAGSLTVSHLNDSYFWVVAKFSDMETSTALKTHTIATLIMGITGLITIQIMVWVLV, from the coding sequence ATGATCATTTTCTTCTGGTTACTGCTGGTAGTTGCTGCCATTGTCTGGATGACGGCGAGGTGGAAAGTGCATCCGTTTCTTGCCTTGATTTTCGGGGCGATTGGGATCGGGTTTCTTGCACGTCTGGATACAGAAACCCTGATCGGATCCCTGGCCGGAGGTTTTGGGTCCACACTGCAAAGTATAGGTATTGTCATCGCAGCCGGAGCTATTATCGGGGAGTATCTCGATCGAAGCGGCGGCGCCAGGGTGCTGGCAAACAAGATTCTGAATAAATCGGGAGAGAAATTCGCGCCGCTTTCTATGAGCCTGACCGGGTACATTGTCTCCATCCCGGTTTTCTGCGATTCCGGGTTTATCGTACTTTCGGCACTGAATAAGGCGATCGCAAAACGTACAAAAATCTCACTGACGGTACTGGCTGTTGCACTAGCATCGGGTCTCTACGCCACACACGTTTTTGTCCCGCCTACGCCCGGCCCCCTGGCCGCCGCTGCAACATTGAATGCTGATATCGGATTGGTACTGATCCTGGGCCTCATTGTCTCGATCCCGGTGATGGCAGCCGCACTCGCATGGGCGGTGCTCTTTTGTAATTACGAGAACACGGATACAGACTCCTACCAGGCTTCAAAAACTCCGGATTATCCCTTGCCGTCATTTAAAGTGGCGATTGCTCCAATTTTGACTCCAATTATCCTCATTGCTCTGAAATCAATCGCCGAGTATCCAACGGCTCCTTTTGGGGATGGATGGGTGTTCAGTGCATCGGTTTTTCTTGGGGATCCGATCATTGCACTTTTGATTGGGGTAGGAATGGCATTTTTAATGGTAACGGGCGGCCGGAAGAAAATTCAAAACGAGTGGCTGGAAGATGGTCTGAAAAAAGCCGGGATTATCATTCTGATTACCGGCGCCGGCGGGGCATTCGGACAGGTACTTCGGGAGACCGATCTCGGAGAATTTGCATCGCAATTTGCGGCTATCGGCGGGTTGGGTGTGCTGGTTCCATTTTTGATCGCCGCATTTTTGAAAACGGCGCAGGGATCATCCACAGTTGCCATCATCACGGCGGCGGCTATTTGCGCTCCGCTGATTGAACCGCTCGGCCTCGATTCATCCATGGGCACAGCACTTGCGGTACTGGCAATCGGAGCCGGCTCGCTAACCGTATCTCACCTGAACGACAGCTACTTCTGGGTAGTAGCCAAATTTTCTGACATGGAGACCTCAACCGCCCTTAAAACTCACACCATCGCTACACTGATCATGGGTATTACCGGTTTGATAACCATACAAATTATGGTCTGGGTGTTGGTGTAG
- a CDS encoding DUF1080 domain-containing protein produces the protein MKNIFSMLLTVLVIALCADHLSAQDQNDGPEWHPDLTDDWTPVEDSVATGTYGEPPSDAIILFDGTDLSEWTTAPGYFTDISRVPDYLEEIPQHEEEASWQIEGDAMTVVPGSGNIMTRQRFGDVHLHVEWRTPEEIDGNGQGRGNSGVFLMNLYEIQVLDSWQNPTYSNGQAGSIYKQKAPMVNASRPPGEWQTYDIFFEQPHFDKDGTVIKPAYITVLHNHVLIHHRQKLQGPTVYIGLPEYVPHDSKMPIGLQDHGDYVSFRNIWVREL, from the coding sequence ATGAAAAACATCTTCTCAATGCTTCTCACTGTGCTTGTAATTGCCCTTTGTGCAGATCATCTCTCTGCACAAGATCAGAACGATGGCCCCGAGTGGCATCCTGATCTTACGGATGACTGGACGCCCGTTGAAGACTCTGTTGCAACGGGCACCTATGGAGAACCGCCATCCGACGCTATCATTCTTTTTGATGGAACCGACCTTTCGGAATGGACCACGGCACCCGGCTATTTTACGGATATTTCCAGGGTACCGGATTATCTTGAAGAAATACCGCAGCATGAAGAAGAAGCGTCCTGGCAAATCGAAGGAGATGCGATGACTGTAGTGCCGGGCAGCGGTAATATTATGACACGCCAGCGATTTGGGGATGTTCACCTGCACGTGGAGTGGAGAACACCGGAAGAGATTGACGGTAACGGGCAGGGCCGGGGAAACAGCGGCGTTTTTCTGATGAACCTCTACGAAATCCAGGTGCTCGATTCCTGGCAAAATCCAACCTATTCCAACGGCCAGGCGGGATCCATCTATAAACAGAAAGCCCCGATGGTAAATGCCAGCCGGCCGCCGGGGGAATGGCAAACGTACGACATCTTTTTTGAGCAACCGCATTTTGATAAGGACGGCACTGTAATCAAACCGGCCTATATCACGGTACTTCATAACCATGTGCTGATTCATCACCGGCAAAAACTGCAGGGTCCAACGGTATATATTGGTTTGCCGGAATATGTGCCACACGATTCTAAAATGCCGATCGGGTTACAGGATCATGGCGATTACGTGAGCTTCCGGAATATCTGGGTGCGGGAATTGTGA
- a CDS encoding ion channel DMI1, with protein sequence MAKSRFRLTHPIKFFIERQFVKGAKYQLLAVVALIGFISLIGGILALPTGGDVDGVGESIWWAFLRLTDPGYLGDDEGTMRRIISTFLTVSGYVVFLGALVAIMTQWLTSKMAELEQGLTPVAVKNHIVILGWTDRTHSIVVELFQSEGKLKRFLARFGTSKLQLVILAENSSAKLTRELKADRFIGKRADEIILRTGNPLQTEHLLRADCYNASAIIIPSSKKGGQDLVSADVETVKTLLSLSNNPKLKENNQLPYVVAEIQDEKKLTVAKRSYPGPLEVISGDSIISRLIAQNIRHIGLSEVYRELLSRGIKSDLYTREHKEFIGKKIYEIEPRFPNCIILGLVRTENSVFIPMLNVRHDAEIQENDRIIFLANSHDDTNPRKESSVQHKAIFSPPDDKKIKYRSTSSAQIKKVLILGWNKRIPALIHELSTYEDVHFEITIISIIPEKIRKKRISDYSQKASKISCIHVEADFMEENELRSVKPQTFNHILFMSSDLLSDGEEADARTIVGKIMLENIIENQAGNSPHVLLELANADNNHLIKSPGSEVIISPVIISHLLAQVALRRELQSIYTELFTVGGAEIEFRSLNQYNLSAGTFKFSRIEEIASGSGETAMGIYKNYFSSNGTKKLILNPSKNHEFQVTENDQFVILMNY encoded by the coding sequence ATGGCAAAATCCAGATTTCGATTAACCCACCCGATAAAGTTCTTTATTGAGCGTCAGTTTGTAAAGGGTGCAAAATATCAGCTGCTTGCAGTTGTTGCACTGATCGGGTTCATATCACTCATTGGCGGCATACTGGCCCTTCCCACAGGAGGAGATGTTGATGGAGTCGGGGAATCAATCTGGTGGGCGTTTCTGAGGCTCACTGACCCCGGCTATCTCGGTGATGATGAGGGAACCATGAGACGCATCATCTCAACGTTTCTTACCGTCAGCGGATATGTGGTTTTTCTCGGGGCGCTCGTCGCCATTATGACACAGTGGCTCACAAGTAAAATGGCAGAGCTGGAACAGGGGTTAACACCTGTTGCAGTAAAAAATCATATCGTTATTCTGGGATGGACCGACCGGACTCATTCTATTGTCGTTGAACTGTTTCAGTCAGAGGGCAAACTGAAACGGTTTTTAGCCCGGTTTGGCACCTCCAAACTTCAGCTTGTGATTCTGGCTGAAAACTCATCAGCTAAACTTACACGGGAGCTTAAAGCTGACCGATTCATTGGAAAACGGGCTGATGAGATCATATTACGAACCGGGAACCCCCTTCAAACCGAACATCTGCTGAGGGCGGATTGCTACAACGCATCAGCCATCATCATTCCAAGCAGTAAAAAAGGCGGACAGGATTTGGTTTCAGCGGATGTAGAAACCGTTAAAACCCTTCTTTCACTGAGCAATAATCCAAAGCTGAAGGAAAACAATCAGCTGCCCTATGTGGTTGCAGAGATTCAGGATGAAAAAAAGCTTACGGTTGCGAAACGGTCCTATCCCGGTCCGCTGGAAGTTATTTCCGGGGATTCCATTATCAGCAGGCTTATCGCCCAGAATATCCGGCATATCGGGTTATCTGAAGTGTACAGGGAACTCCTGTCGAGAGGAATAAAATCCGATTTATACACTCGGGAGCATAAAGAGTTCATCGGGAAAAAGATCTATGAAATCGAACCCCGTTTCCCAAATTGTATCATTTTGGGGCTTGTCCGTACAGAAAATTCAGTGTTTATACCCATGCTGAATGTGAGGCATGATGCAGAAATCCAGGAAAATGACAGAATTATTTTCCTCGCAAATTCTCATGATGATACCAATCCCCGAAAAGAGAGCTCGGTTCAACATAAAGCAATTTTCTCACCTCCTGATGATAAGAAAATAAAATACAGGTCAACTTCTTCGGCTCAGATCAAAAAAGTTTTGATTCTTGGCTGGAATAAGAGAATTCCCGCATTAATACATGAGTTGAGTACGTATGAAGATGTGCATTTTGAAATAACGATTATATCTATCATCCCGGAAAAGATCAGAAAAAAGAGAATATCTGACTACAGCCAAAAAGCATCAAAAATTAGCTGTATACATGTTGAAGCCGATTTTATGGAGGAAAACGAACTCCGGTCCGTTAAGCCACAAACGTTCAACCACATCCTTTTTATGAGTTCTGATTTGTTGTCAGATGGAGAAGAGGCTGATGCACGTACGATTGTGGGTAAAATTATGCTTGAGAATATTATTGAAAATCAAGCCGGAAACAGTCCTCATGTTTTATTGGAACTTGCAAATGCCGACAATAACCATCTAATCAAAAGTCCGGGATCGGAAGTCATCATCAGTCCGGTGATTATCAGTCACCTTTTAGCCCAGGTTGCGTTGAGGAGGGAACTTCAATCTATTTATACAGAGCTATTTACAGTGGGAGGTGCTGAAATAGAGTTCAGGAGCCTGAATCAGTACAATTTATCTGCGGGAACATTCAAGTTTTCCAGGATTGAAGAGATTGCATCTGGCTCTGGTGAGACTGCAATGGGTATTTACAAAAACTATTTTAGTTCAAATGGCACAAAAAAATTGATTCTCAATCCATCAAAAAATCATGAATTTCAAGTTACAGAAAATGATCAATTTGTTATTCTGATGAACTATTAA
- a CDS encoding 6-bladed beta-propeller has protein sequence MIYRYAFILLLMLISACTQTADEPSFTIENHTVDTADLLLSPETVSELGMPSGLLSDEDRLLVYDSQAVSMMVFDSSGEKEFQFGREGDGPGEFRFIPEFWLFDDTYVLYDRSAARILHFTRDGDFIEDFAVETGSLAISIATRSATEFYLPAGGEGSALIQFSHLTDDEENRRFGEKFAQSDGDIDIQQAQSDAISGRVPSFMQNQILLSSNESGLYSFQQSTGLLQKYSHEGELEWDQTLELPASDGIFDQYVENNQMMSERGQGNVIMLQYATQIEADEDGVAILLSTLEPNPVTIAWLPNDGSSMQEIQFPGLDEYEARPRSFTISDDGSTIYFTAAMDGSVYSANWPL, from the coding sequence ATGATATACCGATACGCATTTATTCTCCTCCTGATGCTGATAAGCGCCTGCACTCAAACGGCAGATGAACCTTCCTTTACGATAGAAAACCACACCGTTGATACCGCTGATCTTTTACTTTCACCCGAAACGGTATCCGAACTCGGCATGCCGTCGGGACTTCTTTCTGATGAAGACCGCCTTCTTGTTTACGATTCACAAGCCGTTTCCATGATGGTGTTCGACAGCAGCGGAGAAAAAGAGTTTCAGTTTGGCCGGGAGGGAGACGGCCCAGGGGAGTTTCGTTTCATCCCCGAATTCTGGCTTTTTGATGATACCTACGTGCTTTATGACCGCTCTGCCGCACGAATCCTCCATTTTACAAGAGATGGTGATTTCATTGAAGATTTTGCTGTTGAGACAGGCAGTCTTGCCATATCCATTGCCACTCGTTCGGCGACGGAGTTTTATCTTCCCGCCGGGGGAGAAGGGAGCGCGCTGATCCAGTTCAGTCATCTCACGGATGATGAGGAAAACCGGCGGTTCGGTGAAAAATTTGCGCAATCAGATGGTGATATTGATATACAACAGGCCCAGAGCGATGCCATTTCGGGAAGAGTCCCCTCATTTATGCAGAACCAGATTTTGCTGAGTAGTAATGAATCCGGGCTCTACTCTTTTCAGCAGAGCACCGGACTGTTGCAAAAATATTCTCACGAAGGAGAACTGGAATGGGATCAAACCCTGGAACTTCCCGCATCAGACGGTATTTTTGATCAATATGTTGAAAATAACCAAATGATGTCGGAACGGGGGCAGGGAAATGTGATTATGCTACAGTACGCCACACAAATTGAAGCCGATGAAGACGGCGTTGCCATCCTTTTGAGCACCCTTGAGCCAAACCCGGTAACCATAGCCTGGCTACCCAATGACGGATCATCCATGCAGGAAATCCAGTTTCCCGGACTTGACGAATATGAAGCCCGCCCGAGATCGTTTACAATTTCAGATGACGGGAGTACCATCTATTTCACTGCCGCAATGGATGGATCGGTTTACAGTGCAAACTGGCCGTTGTAG
- a CDS encoding 6-bladed beta-propeller produces the protein MIRDSFIKILTLLLTISYAIILFSCSSEEIRTPPVTESENLNTLLNAAPISWIDLDNAEVDTLVIPENSIFEERLFVDESLYVRLPIQMKAFQDHLITLEFSSGNVVALSKEGEPVQTIGRSGRGPGEFERPIAVMADSENLYIYDDGLRRMSVFNSDLLLLDTFDFKDAVYSENKMKMNDRYLVYQNSNASGFHAPDPESFLLTVREIENLDTVYFEALPRIVPSGNHPGAYNNLGLSINSKNKILAAFPGVPYLYLYRDFEHARTIVLESVYYDTTGNPSLRPYPPVDNTGVGVSNILSNIYLLENSDILIASFGLFHHLKSNSNGEYDHHRSYYLKREDTGEQIMIFRDIDSFPDDPFRFFALGWGFIFELTLPD, from the coding sequence ATGATCAGAGATTCTTTCATAAAAATACTAACTCTACTCCTCACTATTTCATATGCGATAATCCTTTTCAGCTGCAGCAGTGAGGAGATTAGGACACCACCAGTCACCGAATCCGAAAATCTAAATACACTGCTCAACGCTGCCCCGATAAGCTGGATTGATTTAGATAATGCAGAAGTTGATACTTTGGTTATACCTGAAAATTCAATTTTTGAAGAGAGGCTTTTTGTAGATGAATCGCTCTATGTTCGACTTCCGATTCAGATGAAAGCATTCCAGGATCATTTAATCACCCTCGAATTTTCATCCGGAAATGTCGTTGCGTTAAGCAAAGAGGGTGAACCCGTTCAAACCATTGGCCGCAGCGGACGCGGTCCCGGCGAATTTGAACGTCCAATTGCAGTAATGGCCGATAGTGAAAATCTTTATATTTATGATGATGGTCTCAGAAGAATGAGTGTCTTCAATTCCGATTTATTACTCCTGGATACCTTCGACTTCAAAGACGCCGTATATTCTGAAAACAAAATGAAAATGAATGACAGATATCTTGTCTATCAAAATTCAAATGCTTCGGGGTTTCATGCACCTGATCCGGAATCATTTCTGTTAACTGTACGGGAAATTGAAAATCTGGACACAGTGTACTTTGAAGCTTTACCCAGAATTGTTCCTTCAGGCAACCATCCCGGAGCATACAATAACCTTGGGCTTTCCATTAATTCTAAAAATAAAATCTTGGCCGCTTTTCCTGGCGTACCCTACCTGTACTTATACCGTGATTTTGAACACGCAAGAACGATTGTGCTTGAATCCGTTTATTATGACACCACCGGCAATCCCTCACTACGACCATATCCTCCGGTTGATAATACAGGTGTAGGTGTAAGTAATATTTTGAGTAACATCTACTTATTAGAAAACAGTGATATATTAATTGCAAGCTTCGGGCTCTTTCATCATTTGAAATCTAATTCCAATGGCGAATACGACCATCACCGATCATATTATCTTAAAAGAGAAGACACTGGTGAACAAATTATGATCTTCAGGGATATCGATTCTTTTCCAGATGATCCTTTCCGATTCTTTGCTTTAGGATGGGGCTTTATTTTTGAGCTAACTTTACCTGATTAA
- the queA gene encoding tRNA preQ1(34) S-adenosylmethionine ribosyltransferase-isomerase QueA: MSFTLDDFDYNLPEELIAQKPATPRDHSRLLVYNRETGEITDDYFYNIGDYLPPDTSLVVNNSKVEKCRLLFNDGKVEIFVTRAVNNRVVEAMVRPGKKFRSGKTVDLTDELSAKTISIADDGIRTIELSHPLDHPVVTPYKHTPFPPYIERDESLSERYQTVYAKDSGSKAAPTAGLHFTPELLEKLAAQGIRKNEVTLHVGLGTFAPVKADRIEDHIMHSEWYQISQQQADALNKTKRVTAVGTTSVRVLESAPKEEGSFIPCSGETDIFITPGYTFKSVDHLITNFHLPKSTLLMLIAAFTGFDEMKKIYQHAIQQNYRFYSFGDAMLIL, translated from the coding sequence TTGTCCTTTACATTAGACGACTTTGACTACAATCTCCCGGAAGAGCTCATCGCCCAAAAACCGGCAACCCCGCGTGACCATTCAAGACTGCTGGTTTACAACCGGGAAACAGGTGAAATCACCGACGACTATTTCTACAACATCGGTGATTATCTGCCGCCTGATACATCTCTTGTCGTAAACAACAGCAAAGTTGAAAAATGCCGCCTGCTGTTTAATGACGGGAAAGTGGAGATTTTTGTCACCCGGGCGGTGAATAATCGTGTGGTGGAGGCGATGGTCCGTCCCGGGAAGAAATTTCGGTCGGGAAAAACCGTGGATTTAACTGATGAACTTTCTGCAAAAACCATCAGTATAGCTGACGATGGAATTCGCACGATTGAGCTGAGCCACCCGCTGGATCACCCGGTGGTAACTCCGTATAAACACACGCCGTTTCCGCCTTATATTGAACGGGACGAATCTCTTTCGGAGCGATATCAAACCGTATACGCAAAAGATTCAGGGAGTAAAGCTGCACCTACGGCAGGCCTTCATTTCACGCCGGAGCTGCTGGAAAAACTGGCCGCGCAGGGAATCCGTAAAAACGAGGTTACGCTCCATGTTGGGCTGGGTACGTTTGCGCCGGTAAAGGCTGACAGGATTGAGGATCATATCATGCACAGCGAATGGTATCAAATCTCGCAGCAGCAGGCAGATGCGCTAAATAAAACGAAACGGGTTACAGCGGTGGGAACCACGAGTGTGCGTGTGCTGGAATCAGCGCCAAAAGAGGAGGGTAGTTTTATCCCGTGCTCGGGCGAGACCGATATTTTCATCACGCCGGGATATACATTCAAATCGGTGGATCACCTGATCACCAATTTTCACCTGCCGAAAAGCACACTTCTAATGCTGATTGCGGCATTTACGGGATTTGATGAGATGAAAAAAATCTATCAGCACGCGATACAACAGAACTATCGATTCTACTCTTTTGGTGATGCTATGCTGATTTTGTGA